From Streptomyces sp. TLI_105, the proteins below share one genomic window:
- a CDS encoding thiolase domain-containing protein yields MPGKEPVAVVGIGQTKHVAARRDVSIAGLVREAALRALEDAELTWADVDAVVIGKAPDFFEGVMMPELYLADALGAVGKPMLRVHTAGSVGGSTALVAANLVSARVHRTVLTLAFEKQSESNAMWGLSLPVPFQQPLLAGAGGFFAPHVRAYMRRTGAPDTIGSLVAYKDRRNALKNPYAHLHEHDLTLEKVQASPMLWDPIRYSETCPSSDGACAMILTDRAGADRAPRPPAWLHGGAMRSEPTLFAGKDFVSPRAGRDCAADVYRQAGVTDPRRQIDAVEMYVPFSWYEPMWLENLGFAEEGEGWKLTEAGVTELDGDLPVNPSGGVLSTNPIGASGMIRFAEAALQVRGDAGEHQVEGARRALGHAYGGGAQFFSMWLVGDTPPTG; encoded by the coding sequence ATGCCCGGTAAGGAGCCCGTCGCCGTCGTCGGCATCGGCCAGACCAAGCACGTCGCCGCCCGCAGGGACGTCTCGATCGCCGGCCTCGTCCGCGAGGCCGCCCTGCGCGCCCTGGAGGACGCCGAGCTGACCTGGGCGGACGTCGACGCCGTCGTCATCGGCAAGGCCCCCGACTTCTTCGAGGGCGTCATGATGCCGGAGCTGTACCTCGCCGACGCGCTCGGCGCGGTCGGCAAGCCCATGCTCCGGGTCCACACGGCCGGATCGGTCGGCGGCTCCACCGCCCTCGTCGCCGCCAACCTGGTCTCCGCGCGCGTGCACCGGACCGTCCTCACCCTCGCCTTCGAGAAGCAGTCCGAGTCCAACGCCATGTGGGGCCTCTCCCTGCCCGTCCCCTTCCAGCAGCCCCTGCTCGCCGGCGCCGGAGGCTTCTTCGCCCCGCACGTGCGCGCGTACATGCGCCGCACCGGCGCCCCCGACACGATCGGCTCCCTCGTCGCGTACAAGGACCGGCGCAACGCGCTCAAGAACCCGTACGCCCACCTCCACGAGCACGACCTCACCCTGGAGAAGGTCCAGGCCTCCCCGATGCTCTGGGACCCCATCCGCTACTCCGAGACCTGCCCCTCCTCGGACGGCGCCTGCGCCATGATCCTCACGGACCGCGCCGGAGCCGACCGCGCGCCACGGCCGCCCGCCTGGCTGCACGGCGGGGCGATGCGCAGCGAACCCACCCTCTTCGCCGGCAAGGACTTCGTCTCCCCGCGGGCCGGCCGGGACTGCGCCGCCGACGTCTACCGGCAGGCCGGCGTCACCGACCCCCGGCGGCAGATCGACGCCGTCGAGATGTACGTGCCGTTCTCCTGGTACGAACCCATGTGGCTGGAGAACCTCGGCTTCGCCGAGGAGGGCGAGGGCTGGAAGCTCACCGAGGCCGGGGTGACCGAGCTCGACGGCGACCTGCCCGTGAACCCCTCGGGCGGGGTCCTCTCCACCAACCCCATCGGAGCCTCCGGGATGATCCGCTTCGCCGAGGCCGCGCTCCAGGTACGGGGGGACGCCGGCGAGCACCAGGTCGA